A region from the Onychomys torridus chromosome 22, mOncTor1.1, whole genome shotgun sequence genome encodes:
- the Znf853 gene encoding LOW QUALITY PROTEIN: zinc finger protein 853 (The sequence of the model RefSeq protein was modified relative to this genomic sequence to represent the inferred CDS: inserted 1 base in 1 codon; substituted 3 bases at 3 genomic stop codons): MLFQPAPQDPAGITRMELGPTTMTFVLELXCLEDGGPGPDTLSGGSGGSESQEEEEAQXGSSSPQPPALEAPVGASNSIEEVQSDXRDLHLQQLEQQXELERQLQHKELQKQQPLHQLLGSQPELQQQQQDGQQELQENFQIEHHQEPKPRLQLVQLGLGQEQQLLQQQQQQMMQPQGQEQQLLQPQQEQCQQQQVQQQRLVQRQELLLLQQVQEQQLEQQVQQQQLLQQQLEEQALLQQQPMQEQQQSQQQLLQQQLLQEQGQLLQQQLQQLVQEQALQQQLQQVQGQQLLQQHQQEQLEQEQLFQQQLLLQQQGQLQQQVLLLQPQGQLQQQLLLQQLLQQQQTQIQYQLLLQQEQLQQQQLLQHQQKQLQHLQQLQVPLLEPEEGEEVEQELLPADMGSEQECQRQRRELERQQELERLQEQRQLKLKLQEQLHQLEQHLEQQQLLEQLQQQQLEQQEVHLELTPVELYTQQQELQLELVPALGGGAAPAPATVVVAPPGYVVLQELLVLPTVATPTVATPTAATPTVATPTVVAIQGSTGDAALTPTKQRRKRRGRDRPTICGECGRGFSRSTDLVRHQATHTGERPHLCSECGKGFSQHSNLVTHQRIHTGEKPYACTYCSKCFSESSALVQHQRTHTGERPYACSDCGKRFSVSSNLLRHRRTHLGERPYVCEDCGERFQHKVQIRKHERQLHGAGRSRGLGLLRSSRPVLLRASTRAQKASVSGKP, translated from the exons ATGCTGTTCCAG CCTGCTCCCCAGGACCCTGCTGGGATCACCAGGATGGAGCtcggccccacaacaatgacctTTGTGTTGGAGCTTTGATGCCTTGAGGATGGGGGTCCAGGGCCTGACACCCTCTCAG GTGGCAGTGGTGGGAGTGAgagccaggaggaggaagaggctcaGTAGGGGAGCAGCAGCCCACAGCCGCCAGCACTGGAAGCCCCAGTAGGGGCCAGTAACAGCATCGAGGAAGTGCAGTCCG AACGGGACTTGCATCTGCAACAGTTAGAGCAGCAGTGAGAACTGGAACGACAGCTGCAGCACAAGGAGTTGCAAAAGCAGCAGCCTCTGCATCAACTGTTAGGATCTCAGCCAGaattgcagcagcagcagcaagatggGCAGCAAGAactacaggaaaacttccagatCGAGCATCATCAGGAACCAAAACCACGGCTGCAGTTGGTACAGCTGGGACTTGGACAAGAGCAACAATtgttgcagcagcagcagcagcagatgatGCAGCCTCAAGGCCAAGAGCAACAGCTGTTACAACCGCAGCAGGAACAGTGTCAACAGCAGCAAGTTCAACAGCAGCGACTTGTGCAGCGGCAAgagttgctgctgctgcagcaagTACAAGAACAACAACTTGAGCAGCAAGTGCAACAGCAACAGCTATTGCAGCAACAACTGGAAGAACAGGCTTTGCTGCAGCAGCAACCAATGCAAGAGCAACAACAGTCACAGCAACAGCTTCTCCAGCAGCAACTACTGCAAGAGCAGGGACAATTGCTGCAGCAGCAGTTGCAGCAACTTGTGCAAGAACAAGCATTGCAACAGCAATTACAGCAAGTGCAAGGACAACAGCTGTTGCAGCAGCATCAACAGGAGCAATTAGAGCAGGAGCAGCTGTTCCAACAGCAGCTACTGTTGCAACAGCAGGGACAATTGCAGCAGCAGGTACTGTTGCTGCAGCCACAGGGACAGCTACAGCAGCAGCTGTTGCTGCAGCAGCTGTTGCAGCAGCAGCAGACCCAGATACAGTACCAACTATTGCTTCAGCAAGAACAGTTGCAGCAGCAACAGTTGTTGCAACATCAGCAGAAACAGCTACAGCACCTGCAGCAGCTGCAGGTTCCTCTACTGGAGccagaggagggggaagaggtaGAACAGGAGCTCCTGCCAGCGGACATGGGGTCAGAGCAGGAGTGTCAGCGTCAGCGGCGAGAGTTGGAgaggcagcaggagctggagaggctGCAGGAACAGCGGCAGCTTAAGCTAAAACTGCAAGAGCAATTGCATCAGCTGGAGCAGCacctggagcagcagcagctgctagagcagctgcagcagcagcagctggaacaACAGGAAGTGCACCTGGAGCTGACCCCGGTGGAGCTGTACACCCAGCAGCAAGAGCTGCAGCTAGAGCTGGTGCCTGCTCTGGGAGGTGGCGCAGCACCAGCTCCAGCCACCGTCGTGGTGGCCCCTCCAGGCTATGTGGTGCTGCAAGAGCTCCTGGTGCTGCCCACTGTGGCCACACCCACAGTGGCCACACCCACGGCGGCCACACCCACGGTGGCCACACCCACGGTGGTAGCCATTCAGGGCTCTACGGGGGATGCGGCTCTGACACCCACAAAACAGCGGAGGAAGCGGCGAGGCAGGGACAGGCCGACCATCTGTGGGGAGTGTGGCAGGGGTTTCAGCCGCAGCACGGACCTGGTGCGACACCAGGCCACGCACACTGGGGAGAGGCCGCATCTCTGCAGCGAGTGCGGCAAGGGCTTCTCGCAGCACTCCAACCTGGTGACCCACCAGCGCATCCACACGGGCGAGAAGCCCTATGCCTGCACCTACTGCTCCAAGTGCTTCAGCGAGAGCTCGGCTCTCGTGCAACACCAGCGCACCCATACGGGCGAGCGGCCCTACGCCTGCAGTGACTGCGGCAAGCGTTTCAGCGTCTCCTCCAACCTGCTGCGCCACCGCCGCACCCACTTGGGTGAGCGGCCGTATGTGTGCGAGGACTGCGGGGAACGCTTCCAGCACAAGGTGCAGATCCGCAAGCATGAGCGCCAGCTTCATGGGGCAGGGCGCTCCCGAGGTCTGGGCCTACTGCGGTCTTCCAGGCCAGTGCTCTTGCGAGCCTCCACAAGGGCCCAGAAAGCCTCTGTATCAGGGAAGCCCTGA